The Panicum virgatum strain AP13 chromosome 5K, P.virgatum_v5, whole genome shotgun sequence genome has a window encoding:
- the LOC120707688 gene encoding probable glutathione S-transferase GSTU6 isoform X1, giving the protein MAAGGELQLLGSWYSPYAIRAKVALGLKGLSYQYLEEDLSSKSDLLLKSNPVHKKVPVLVHGGRPVCESLVVVQYVDEAWAGTGPPLLPADARDRATARFWAAFIDDKVPYFFKAWRELFRSTTDGQRAEAFGNVVPQVETLEQAFMECSKGKAFFGGDAIGLADIALGSFLVWIQVVDEVSGTKLLDGARFPGLAAWAERFLSVDAVKDAMPEFERLLEHYKGFLAKLASPAGPGGYS; this is encoded by the exons atggcggccggcggcgagctgcagctGCTGGGCTCGTGGTACAGCCCGTACGCGATCCGCGCCAAGGTGGCGCTGGGGCTGAAGGGGCTCAGCTACCAGTACCTCGAGGAGGACCTCTCCAGCAAGAGCGACCTCCTGCTGAAATCCAACCCGGTGCACAAGAAGGTGCCCGTCCTCGTCCACGGCGGCCGCCCGGTGTGCGAGTCGCTCGTCGTCGTGCAGTACGTCGACGAGGCCTGGGCGGGCACCGGGCCGCCTCTCCTCCCCGCCGACGCCCGCGACCGCGCCACGGCGCGCTTCTGGGCGGCCTTCATCGACGACAAGGTACCTTAC TTTTTCAAAGCGTGGAGGGAGCTCTTCAGGTCGACGACCGATGGCCAGCGAGCAGAGGCGTTCGGGAACGTCGTCCCCCAGGTGGAGACGCTGGAGCAGGCGTTCATGGAGTGCTCAAAGGGGAAGGCCTTCTTCGGCGGCGACGCCATCGGGCTCGCTGACATTGCGCTGGGGAGCTTCCTGGTGTGGATCCAGGTGGTGGACGAGGTGTCCGGCACCAAACTTCTGGACGGGGCCAGGTTCCCGGGTTTGGCGGCGTGGGCGGAGCGGTTCTTGTCCGTCGACGCCGTCAAGGACGCCATGCCGGAATTCGAGAGGCTCTTGGAGCACTACAAGGGGTTTCTGGCTAAATTGGCTTCACCTGCTGGGCCAGGTGGCTATAGCTGA
- the LOC120707688 gene encoding probable glutathione S-transferase GSTU6 isoform X2, translating to MAAGGELQLLGSWYSPYAIRAKVALGLKGLSYQYLEEDLSSKSDLLLKSNPVHKKVPVLVHGGRPVCESLVVVQYVDEAWAGTGPPLLPADARDRATARFWAAFIDDKFFKAWRELFRSTTDGQRAEAFGNVVPQVETLEQAFMECSKGKAFFGGDAIGLADIALGSFLVWIQVVDEVSGTKLLDGARFPGLAAWAERFLSVDAVKDAMPEFERLLEHYKGFLAKLASPAGPGGYS from the exons atggcggccggcggcgagctgcagctGCTGGGCTCGTGGTACAGCCCGTACGCGATCCGCGCCAAGGTGGCGCTGGGGCTGAAGGGGCTCAGCTACCAGTACCTCGAGGAGGACCTCTCCAGCAAGAGCGACCTCCTGCTGAAATCCAACCCGGTGCACAAGAAGGTGCCCGTCCTCGTCCACGGCGGCCGCCCGGTGTGCGAGTCGCTCGTCGTCGTGCAGTACGTCGACGAGGCCTGGGCGGGCACCGGGCCGCCTCTCCTCCCCGCCGACGCCCGCGACCGCGCCACGGCGCGCTTCTGGGCGGCCTTCATCGACGACAAG TTTTTCAAAGCGTGGAGGGAGCTCTTCAGGTCGACGACCGATGGCCAGCGAGCAGAGGCGTTCGGGAACGTCGTCCCCCAGGTGGAGACGCTGGAGCAGGCGTTCATGGAGTGCTCAAAGGGGAAGGCCTTCTTCGGCGGCGACGCCATCGGGCTCGCTGACATTGCGCTGGGGAGCTTCCTGGTGTGGATCCAGGTGGTGGACGAGGTGTCCGGCACCAAACTTCTGGACGGGGCCAGGTTCCCGGGTTTGGCGGCGTGGGCGGAGCGGTTCTTGTCCGTCGACGCCGTCAAGGACGCCATGCCGGAATTCGAGAGGCTCTTGGAGCACTACAAGGGGTTTCTGGCTAAATTGGCTTCACCTGCTGGGCCAGGTGGCTATAGCTGA